The following proteins are encoded in a genomic region of Paenibacillus sp. FSL R7-0273:
- the zwf gene encoding glucose-6-phosphate dehydrogenase, with amino-acid sequence MEATTFVLFGATGDLARRKIYPALYNLFLDRKLHDSFAVIGLGRREVADEAYQAMVERSLRDFSRREVKDTASVRSFLQAFRYNVLDVGHTEDYVKLLNRVEQLETGMGSTPNRMFYLSVGPEFFEPIALNIEASGLGAAKGWKRLVIEKPFGHDLQSAQELNLTLSKAFTEEEIYRIDHYLGKPMVQELDVFQQTNPVLHALWNNRYIANVQITAAETVGVEERAGYYDHVGALRDMFQNHMLQLLMMLAIRLPKDSSADEVRFKKKEVMEALEPLDEDNIEASVIRGQYTAGAIKGIPVPGYRSEPGISAGSMNDTFIAARLQIDDPFWKGVPFYIRTGKRMKEKSTRIVIEFKEPLKQSSTVEEDDIPNLLVFEISPNEGITLQLKARDPRNKGKFKAVHIDFHTSSIEVPEAYENLIHDALNGDPSFFAHWNEVELSWKWVQPILNAFAGNSVPLYSYAAGSHGPAESDQLLAQDGHHWWLDAPVDAESEIALPDASNF; translated from the coding sequence ATGGAGGCGACCACATTTGTTTTATTCGGAGCGACAGGAGATCTGGCCCGTAGAAAAATATATCCTGCACTCTACAACCTGTTTCTCGACCGCAAGCTGCATGATTCCTTCGCTGTAATTGGACTCGGCAGAAGAGAAGTTGCTGATGAAGCTTACCAGGCCATGGTGGAGCGTTCGCTCCGGGATTTCTCCCGGCGTGAGGTGAAGGACACAGCGTCCGTACGCAGCTTCCTCCAGGCCTTCCGATATAATGTGCTGGATGTCGGGCACACCGAAGATTATGTGAAGCTGCTTAACCGGGTAGAGCAGCTGGAGACAGGCATGGGCAGTACTCCTAACCGGATGTTTTACTTGTCGGTGGGGCCGGAGTTTTTTGAGCCGATTGCCCTGAACATTGAGGCCAGCGGCCTCGGAGCAGCGAAAGGCTGGAAACGGCTTGTCATCGAGAAGCCCTTCGGGCATGATCTGCAGTCTGCGCAGGAGCTGAATCTGACGCTCAGCAAAGCTTTTACCGAGGAAGAGATTTACCGGATTGACCATTACCTGGGCAAGCCGATGGTACAGGAGCTGGACGTATTCCAGCAGACCAACCCGGTGCTGCATGCACTCTGGAACAACCGCTATATTGCCAATGTACAGATTACGGCTGCTGAAACCGTCGGAGTTGAGGAGAGAGCCGGGTATTATGACCACGTTGGCGCGCTGCGCGACATGTTCCAGAACCATATGCTGCAGCTGCTGATGATGCTCGCAATCCGCCTGCCGAAGGACAGCTCTGCTGACGAGGTACGCTTCAAGAAAAAAGAGGTAATGGAAGCCCTCGAGCCGCTGGATGAAGACAATATAGAGGCCAGTGTTATCCGGGGCCAATATACCGCAGGTGCAATTAAAGGCATACCGGTTCCCGGCTACCGTTCTGAACCGGGGATTTCCGCAGGATCGATGAATGATACGTTTATCGCCGCCAGACTGCAGATTGATGATCCGTTCTGGAAGGGCGTTCCCTTCTATATCCGGACAGGCAAGCGCATGAAGGAGAAGTCGACGCGGATCGTCATCGAATTCAAAGAGCCGCTGAAGCAAAGCTCAACCGTAGAAGAGGATGATATTCCTAATCTGCTGGTGTTCGAGATCAGCCCGAATGAAGGCATTACTTTGCAGCTCAAGGCCAGAGATCCGCGGAACAAAGGCAAGTTCAAGGCCGTGCATATCGACTTCCATACCAGCTCCATCGAGGTGCCGGAGGCATATGAGAACCTGATCCATGATGCGCTGAACGGGGACCCGTCGTTCTTTGCCCACTGGAATGAGGTAGAGCTGTCCTGGAAATGGGTACAGCCGATCCTGAACGCTTTTGCCGGCAATTCCGTGCCGTTATATTCCTATGCCGCAGGTTCACACGGACCGGCTGAGTCGGACCAGCTGCTGGCGCAGGACGGACATCACTGGTGGCTGGATGCCCCTGTTGACGCAGAAAGCGAGATTGCTCTGCCGGATGCTTCAAATTTTTAA
- the fsa gene encoding fructose-6-phosphate aldolase — protein MKFFIDTANVEDIKKAYKIGVLSGVTTNPSLVAKEGVKFEDRIAEILQTVPEVESVSAEVTPDAVTAEQMIAEADELIKINNYDKNITIKLPMTLAGLEACRYLTQKGVKTNVTLIFTVNQALLAARAGATYVSPFLGRLDDISEDGVQLIVKVAELFRIHKLDAQIIAASVRHPDHVTRVAMAGAHIATIPFSVIEQISKHPLTDQGLEKFAADWKKAPQV, from the coding sequence ATGAAATTTTTCATCGACACAGCTAATGTAGAAGATATCAAAAAAGCGTACAAAATCGGAGTCCTGTCCGGGGTTACCACCAATCCGTCGCTCGTTGCCAAAGAGGGCGTGAAATTTGAAGACCGCATTGCCGAAATTCTCCAGACTGTACCTGAAGTGGAATCCGTATCAGCTGAAGTAACGCCTGACGCTGTAACTGCAGAGCAGATGATTGCCGAAGCCGATGAGCTGATCAAGATCAACAATTATGATAAAAATATTACGATCAAGCTTCCGATGACCCTTGCAGGACTTGAAGCCTGCCGTTACCTGACTCAAAAAGGCGTAAAAACCAACGTAACCCTGATCTTCACGGTGAACCAGGCGCTGCTGGCTGCCCGTGCCGGTGCCACTTATGTATCGCCGTTCCTCGGCCGTCTTGATGATATCTCTGAGGATGGCGTTCAGCTGATCGTAAAAGTCGCCGAGCTGTTCCGCATTCACAAGCTGGATGCCCAGATTATCGCTGCTTCCGTCCGTCATCCGGACCACGTTACCCGTGTAGCCATGGCTGGTGCGCATATTGCCACTATTCCGTTCAGCGTAATTGAGCAAATCTCCAAGCACCCGCTGACAGATCAGGGTCTGGAGAAGTTCGCTGCTGACTGGAAAAAGGCTCCGCAGGTTTAA
- the gndA gene encoding NADP-dependent phosphogluconate dehydrogenase has protein sequence MGKQQIGVVGLAVMGKNLAMNMESKGFSVAVYNRSSEKTDELLAEAAGKNFVGAYSIEEFVQSLELPRKIMIMVKAGKPTDDTIQQLVPFLSPGDILIDGGNAFFPDTQRRNKELQAQGFRFIGAGVSGGEEGALKGPAIMPGGQQDAYELVEPILTAISAKVDGDPCSTYIGPDGAGHYVKMVHNGIEYGDMQLIGEAYQLLKDVLGLDTAELHEIFAEWNRGELSSYLIEITADIFAKADPETGKPMVDVILDSAGQKGTGKWTSQNALDLGVPLSIITESVFARFLSAMKEERVAASKRLQGPEVKSFDGDAKEFIEAVRKALYASKIASYAQGFAQMRVASDEYNWSLNYGSIAMIFRGGCIIRAGFLQNIKDAYDRDPELKNLFLDEYFSNVVHNYQDAWRDVVALAVKRGIPVPAFASGLAYYDSYRSERLPANLLQAQRDYFGAHTFERVDKPGSFHFQWMSQGE, from the coding sequence ATGGGTAAACAGCAGATCGGAGTAGTCGGTTTAGCCGTTATGGGCAAGAACCTGGCAATGAATATGGAAAGCAAGGGCTTTTCGGTAGCCGTATATAACCGTTCGAGTGAGAAAACAGATGAGCTGCTGGCTGAAGCAGCAGGCAAAAACTTCGTCGGTGCCTACAGCATTGAGGAGTTCGTGCAATCGCTGGAGCTGCCGCGAAAAATCATGATTATGGTCAAAGCCGGCAAGCCGACTGATGATACGATTCAGCAGCTGGTTCCGTTTCTGTCGCCGGGCGACATTCTGATTGACGGCGGGAATGCATTCTTCCCGGACACACAGCGCCGCAACAAGGAGCTGCAGGCTCAGGGCTTCCGCTTCATCGGTGCCGGTGTATCCGGCGGCGAAGAGGGTGCACTGAAAGGGCCGGCGATTATGCCGGGCGGCCAGCAGGATGCCTATGAGCTGGTTGAACCGATTCTGACAGCTATCTCCGCAAAAGTGGACGGCGACCCGTGCTCGACCTACATCGGACCGGACGGTGCCGGCCACTATGTCAAAATGGTCCACAACGGCATCGAGTATGGCGATATGCAGCTGATCGGCGAAGCTTACCAGCTGCTGAAGGATGTGCTGGGGCTTGATACTGCAGAGCTGCATGAGATCTTTGCCGAATGGAACCGCGGCGAGCTGAGCAGCTACCTGATCGAGATTACAGCTGACATTTTTGCTAAGGCAGATCCGGAAACCGGTAAGCCGATGGTTGATGTGATCCTTGATTCCGCCGGCCAGAAGGGCACAGGCAAATGGACCAGCCAGAACGCACTGGATCTCGGCGTGCCGCTGTCCATCATCACGGAGTCCGTCTTTGCACGCTTCCTGTCTGCAATGAAGGAAGAGCGTGTTGCAGCCAGCAAGCGTCTGCAGGGACCTGAAGTCAAGAGCTTTGACGGGGATGCCAAGGAATTTATTGAAGCAGTCCGCAAAGCGCTGTATGCCAGCAAAATCGCCTCCTACGCCCAGGGCTTTGCCCAGATGCGCGTAGCCTCGGACGAATACAACTGGAGCCTGAACTACGGCAGCATCGCTATGATCTTCCGCGGCGGCTGCATCATCCGTGCCGGCTTCCTGCAGAATATCAAGGATGCCTATGACCGTGATCCTGAGCTGAAGAACCTGTTCCTGGATGAATATTTCAGCAATGTTGTCCATAACTATCAGGACGCATGGAGAGACGTAGTAGCTCTTGCGGTAAAACGGGGTATTCCGGTTCCGGCCTTTGCGTCCGGACTGGCTTATTACGACAGCTACCGTTCCGAAAGACTCCCGGCCAACCTGCTGCAGGCACAGCGTGATTACTTCGGTGCACATACCTTTGAACGTGTTGACAAGCCGGGCAGCTTCCATTTCCAGTGGATGAGCCAGGGCGAATAA
- a CDS encoding ROK family transcriptional regulator: MKNANANLMKEINLNNVRQVMKRAGTATKPQLAALTKLSVVTVNSLVKELVESDEMIEDQTIASGGGRPALTYRFNYDHSQALVIYLKENQGQRVASAAVINLENRTVSQQEYVLPAFEQQYFAEIISSFLIACPQVKVIGMGIPGQIVNGRIVVASHQELEGAALIEELEQQFQLPVIVENDVNAAVFGYQATRGEADGQSITGIYFPKKYPPGMGIYLNGTIIRGKNGMAGEIKFLPHRIDWYAERREEVLLEAASRIIQSVNAVLAPDQIVVYQEITAAEQWLDFWKSYQAREPMPHDPEVILSNTFQADYEAGMRRLTLQRLDPEAVQF; this comes from the coding sequence ATGAAGAACGCAAATGCCAATCTGATGAAGGAAATCAATTTGAATAATGTGCGCCAGGTGATGAAGCGTGCAGGGACTGCAACCAAGCCGCAGCTGGCCGCGCTGACGAAGCTTAGTGTGGTAACGGTTAACTCGCTCGTTAAGGAGCTGGTGGAATCAGACGAAATGATTGAGGATCAGACAATAGCATCCGGCGGAGGCCGGCCGGCCCTCACCTACCGGTTCAACTATGATCACAGCCAGGCGCTGGTTATTTATTTGAAGGAGAATCAGGGGCAGCGTGTCGCTTCTGCAGCAGTTATCAATCTGGAGAACCGGACTGTCAGTCAGCAGGAATATGTGCTGCCTGCCTTTGAACAGCAGTATTTTGCTGAGATCATCAGCAGCTTTCTTATTGCCTGCCCGCAGGTAAAAGTAATCGGCATGGGCATTCCAGGGCAGATCGTTAACGGCAGAATTGTCGTGGCCAGCCACCAGGAGCTGGAAGGGGCCGCTTTGATTGAAGAGCTGGAGCAACAGTTTCAGCTGCCGGTTATAGTGGAGAATGATGTTAACGCTGCAGTGTTCGGCTACCAGGCTACCCGGGGAGAAGCAGACGGGCAAAGTATAACGGGGATCTACTTCCCGAAGAAGTATCCGCCCGGGATGGGCATATATCTGAACGGTACTATCATCAGAGGCAAAAACGGCATGGCTGGGGAAATTAAATTCCTGCCTCACCGGATTGACTGGTATGCTGAAAGGAGAGAGGAAGTGCTGCTGGAGGCGGCCAGCCGGATTATCCAGAGTGTGAACGCCGTTCTTGCCCCGGATCAAATCGTGGTCTACCAGGAGATAACAGCTGCTGAACAATGGCTTGATTTCTGGAAAAGCTATCAGGCCCGGGAACCGATGCCTCATGATCCCGAAGTGATTCTGAGCAATACCTTTCAGGCCGATTACGAAGCCGGGATGCGCAGACTAACCTTGCAAAGGCTTGATCCGGAAGCGGTTCAATTCTAG
- a CDS encoding VOC family protein, with translation MRIEHVAMYVHNLESAKQFFVTFFQAIPGELYHNPVTGLRTYFLTFEGGARLEIMNRPDMEQAKGLKRTGLIHLAFSVGSTARVDALTEELKEAGYTVLSGPRTTGDGYYESCVLGFEDNQIEITV, from the coding sequence ATGAGAATTGAGCATGTGGCCATGTATGTCCACAATCTGGAATCAGCGAAGCAGTTTTTTGTTACCTTTTTTCAGGCTATACCCGGGGAATTGTATCATAATCCAGTCACCGGCTTACGGACCTACTTTTTAACCTTCGAGGGCGGTGCACGCCTTGAAATTATGAACAGGCCTGATATGGAGCAGGCAAAGGGGCTGAAGCGCACAGGGCTCATCCATCTGGCGTTCAGCGTTGGGAGCACAGCCAGGGTTGACGCTTTAACAGAGGAGCTGAAGGAAGCCGGCTATACCGTTCTGAGCGGTCCCCGTACGACAGGAGATGGCTATTATGAGAGCTGCGTTCTCGGATTTGAGGATAATCAGATCGAAATTACGGTATAA
- a CDS encoding MFS transporter: MATWFLVIIYLAFISLGLPDSLLGSAWPVMQPELNASLDSAGLIAMIIAAGTIVSSLASGKMIEWLGTGKVTLISCFMTAAALLGFSAAPSLMWLLLLAIPLGLGAGSVDAALNNYVAAHYKAHHMNWLHCFWGVGATMGPIIMSFYMADQGSWRGGYAAVAVIQFALVVILLVTLPLWSKIAAVHEQNKAGDDTEAEPYGADPGAGGASAKTNVFGFKGVKTTLIAFLFYCGVEMTVGLWGASFLVGAHELDAQTAAAWISMYYGGITVGRLISGFITLKVSNKLLIRSGQLVALAGGVILLLPLPDAFLLVGLILIGLGLAPIYPGLLHETPARFGKENSTRLMGYQMAVAYTGTTLLPPLFGFIAAKTTVAIFPFTVLLFLGLMFMSAENVNRVIRAKRTGI; encoded by the coding sequence ATGGCAACCTGGTTTCTTGTCATTATTTATCTGGCCTTTATCAGCCTGGGTCTTCCTGATTCTCTGCTTGGCTCAGCGTGGCCGGTCATGCAGCCTGAATTGAATGCATCATTAGATTCTGCGGGGCTTATCGCCATGATTATCGCCGCCGGCACCATAGTATCCAGTCTGGCCAGCGGGAAGATGATTGAATGGCTGGGCACCGGTAAAGTCACATTAATCAGCTGCTTTATGACGGCAGCGGCGCTGCTCGGCTTCTCAGCGGCACCTTCACTAATGTGGCTGCTGCTGCTGGCTATTCCTTTGGGGCTCGGGGCAGGCTCGGTTGATGCGGCGCTCAACAACTATGTAGCAGCCCACTATAAGGCGCATCACATGAACTGGCTGCACTGCTTCTGGGGTGTAGGGGCAACAATGGGGCCTATTATTATGTCCTTCTATATGGCGGATCAGGGCTCCTGGCGCGGCGGTTATGCAGCGGTTGCGGTAATCCAGTTTGCGCTGGTTGTTATTTTACTCGTAACACTGCCGCTATGGTCCAAGATAGCAGCTGTCCATGAGCAGAACAAGGCGGGCGATGATACGGAAGCGGAGCCTTACGGTGCTGATCCGGGTGCCGGTGGTGCATCCGCCAAGACCAATGTGTTTGGATTTAAAGGGGTAAAAACGACCCTGATCGCTTTTCTGTTCTATTGCGGGGTGGAGATGACCGTCGGGTTATGGGGAGCCAGCTTCCTGGTAGGAGCTCATGAGCTGGATGCACAGACTGCTGCGGCATGGATCTCCATGTATTATGGAGGGATTACTGTCGGGCGGCTGATTTCCGGCTTCATTACCCTGAAGGTGAGCAACAAGCTGCTGATCCGTTCAGGACAGCTTGTTGCCCTGGCGGGAGGAGTGATTTTGCTGCTGCCGCTGCCGGATGCCTTTCTGCTGGTCGGCCTGATTCTGATCGGTCTCGGGCTGGCTCCGATTTACCCGGGGCTGCTGCATGAGACACCCGCACGCTTTGGCAAGGAAAATTCTACACGGCTGATGGGCTATCAGATGGCTGTAGCCTATACAGGAACGACGCTGCTGCCGCCGTTATTCGGCTTTATTGCCGCTAAGACTACCGTAGCCATTTTCCCGTTTACGGTTCTGCTGTTCCTGGGCCTGATGTTTATGAGTGCCGAAAATGTTAACCGGGTAATCCGTGCCAAGCGGACCGGAATTTAA
- a CDS encoding sugar O-acetyltransferase, which yields MNQKERMLAGLPYKAWLDGLTEERTRNKLKVQKFNQLRPDEQVEQEELIRSILGKAGKSVHIEPPFYCDYGLNIEAGDHFYANFNCTILDVGRVKIGNNVMFAPNVSLYTAGHPIHPDSRNSGYEYGIAITIGDNVWIGGNVVVTPGVTIGSNAVIGAGSVVTKDIPDNVIAAGNPCRVIREITEDDRKYYFKDREFDVEDYR from the coding sequence ATGAATCAAAAGGAACGTATGCTGGCCGGACTGCCGTATAAAGCATGGCTGGATGGTCTGACGGAAGAACGGACCCGGAACAAACTGAAGGTCCAGAAATTTAATCAACTCCGGCCGGATGAACAGGTGGAGCAGGAGGAGCTTATCCGCAGCATTCTGGGAAAGGCAGGCAAAAGTGTACACATCGAGCCGCCGTTTTATTGCGATTATGGCCTGAATATTGAAGCGGGCGACCATTTCTATGCCAATTTCAACTGTACCATTCTGGATGTCGGTAGGGTTAAGATCGGCAACAATGTAATGTTTGCGCCTAATGTATCTCTCTATACAGCGGGCCACCCGATTCACCCGGATTCACGGAACTCCGGTTATGAGTATGGCATTGCCATCACAATTGGTGACAACGTCTGGATCGGCGGAAATGTGGTCGTGACTCCCGGTGTTACTATAGGCAGCAATGCAGTAATCGGGGCAGGCAGTGTGGTAACGAAGGATATTCCTGACAATGTAATTGCAGCAGGGAATCCTTGCCGGGTCATTCGTGAGATTACAGAGGATGACCGGAAATATTATTTCAAGGACAGAGAGTTTGATGTCGAGGATTACCGGTAA
- a CDS encoding MarR family winged helix-turn-helix transcriptional regulator, whose translation MKEILREIGMIARALDSISNIEFKEFDLTKGQYLYLVRICEHPGIIQEKVAEILKVDRTTAARAIQKLERNGLVEKRDDPHNRKINLLFPTAKGEQVFPFILREHSHSDNVALAGLSETETDVLFQLLQRVRKNVEMDWESVKKGNKREY comes from the coding sequence ATGAAGGAGATTCTGCGTGAAATCGGGATGATTGCCAGAGCCCTGGATTCGATCAGCAATATAGAATTTAAAGAATTTGATCTGACGAAGGGGCAATACCTTTACCTTGTCCGTATCTGTGAGCATCCGGGTATCATCCAGGAGAAGGTAGCAGAAATTCTCAAGGTTGACCGTACAACGGCAGCCCGGGCAATTCAGAAGCTGGAGCGGAACGGACTGGTCGAAAAGAGGGATGATCCGCATAACAGGAAGATCAACCTGCTGTTTCCCACTGCCAAGGGTGAACAGGTTTTTCCTTTTATTCTTAGGGAACACTCGCATTCGGACAACGTTGCTTTGGCGGGATTATCCGAGACGGAGACAGATGTCTTGTTTCAGCTTTTACAGCGGGTCAGAAAAAATGTGGAGATGGACTGGGAATCCGTAAAGAAGGGCAATAAACGCGAATATTGA
- a CDS encoding GNAT family N-acetyltransferase, producing the protein MEITIRQCSLADLKELQALSIETFNDTFKDQNSPEVMQDYLEKAFSDGKLEEELTRTGSEFFFVLVNGEAAGYLKLNINEAQSEETGADTLEIERIYISSRYHGKGLGKHLINHALVNAAQHNKFRVWLGVWENNGPAIGFYEKMGFVRTGTHIFQMGDEAQTDLIMEKML; encoded by the coding sequence ATGGAAATAACGATAAGACAATGCAGCCTGGCAGATTTAAAGGAACTTCAAGCCCTTAGTATCGAAACCTTTAACGACACTTTTAAAGATCAGAATTCCCCTGAAGTTATGCAGGACTATCTGGAAAAGGCCTTTAGTGACGGAAAACTGGAGGAGGAGCTGACCCGCACGGGTTCGGAATTCTTTTTTGTCCTGGTAAACGGCGAGGCGGCTGGTTATCTGAAGCTGAATATAAACGAGGCCCAGTCCGAAGAAACAGGAGCTGACACACTCGAAATTGAGCGGATCTATATCAGCAGCAGGTATCATGGAAAAGGGCTGGGCAAGCACTTGATAAACCATGCACTGGTTAATGCAGCTCAGCATAATAAATTCCGGGTCTGGCTCGGCGTTTGGGAGAATAACGGGCCGGCGATCGGCTTTTATGAGAAAATGGGGTTTGTCCGGACCGGAACGCATATCTTCCAGATGGGCGATGAAGCACAGACAGATCTGATTATGGAAAAAATGCTGTAA
- a CDS encoding LacI family DNA-binding transcriptional regulator, translating into MRKTSIKDIALKANVSIATVSYVLNGTRNVRPETHRRVTEAIEELNYKPNDIAKSLKRNRTNTIGVIAEDITVFNAPEIIDGINDYGDRHDLQILLVNLRLDKRIGRNFGDTEVYRKYAENAVSELLRKQVDGIIYIGVHTRDLTGLIDVEGKPIVYTYGYTQDNLSIQFNDEQASYEAMAYLVSKGHRRIAIISGLMDSIPSRHRLKGYYRAVTEFELPFDPMLIKMGDWERESGYRLTGELLELPEPPTAILSMNDVMVVGVLQMAGERGVSIPGELSVIGFDNREFSDYLQPSITTMGLPLHEMGFQAMESLYQMIKGDPVQQLKMPECQLIERGSVKDLHSDVKHS; encoded by the coding sequence ATGAGGAAAACCAGCATCAAAGACATTGCACTCAAGGCCAATGTTTCCATTGCTACTGTCTCCTATGTGCTCAACGGAACCCGGAATGTGCGTCCTGAGACTCACCGGAGGGTAACGGAGGCCATAGAAGAACTGAATTATAAGCCCAATGATATTGCCAAGAGCCTGAAACGCAACCGGACGAATACAATCGGGGTCATTGCCGAGGATATCACGGTGTTCAATGCCCCGGAGATTATCGACGGTATCAATGATTACGGAGACCGGCACGATCTGCAAATTCTGCTCGTCAATCTCCGGCTGGATAAACGGATTGGCCGTAATTTCGGCGATACGGAGGTTTACCGCAAGTATGCCGAGAATGCCGTCTCCGAGCTGCTCCGCAAACAAGTGGACGGAATCATTTACATCGGGGTACACACCCGCGATTTGACCGGACTGATTGATGTTGAAGGCAAGCCCATTGTGTATACCTACGGCTATACGCAAGACAACTTATCCATCCAGTTTAATGATGAACAGGCTTCCTATGAAGCGATGGCTTATCTGGTCAGCAAGGGACACAGACGCATCGCGATAATCAGCGGTCTCATGGACTCTATTCCGTCCAGACACCGGCTGAAGGGATATTACCGGGCTGTCACTGAATTTGAACTGCCGTTTGATCCCATGCTAATCAAAATGGGGGACTGGGAGCGCGAATCAGGCTACCGGCTGACCGGTGAGCTGCTTGAGCTGCCTGAGCCGCCGACGGCGATCCTGTCGATGAATGATGTTATGGTCGTCGGTGTACTGCAGATGGCGGGCGAACGCGGCGTCAGTATACCCGGAGAGCTCTCGGTCATCGGCTTCGACAACCGCGAATTCAGCGATTATCTCCAGCCGAGTATTACTACGATGGGACTGCCGCTGCATGAGATGGGCTTTCAGGCAATGGAATCGCTGTACCAGATGATCAAGGGAGATCCGGTTCAGCAGCTGAAGATGCCTGAATGCCAGCTGATTGAGCGCGGCTCCGTGAAAGACCTGCACAGTGATGTGAAACACAGCTAG